The genomic DNA AGATTGCAAAAAAAATATTCAATGTGCCAAAAGTTGTTGCACGTGTTTCAGATATAGGTAAATCTGAGATATATAGAAATCTCGGTGTTGACCCTGTCAATAGTACAGCTATATTTGCTTCTTTTCTACGAGAAAAACTTTTAGGAAAAAATTTTACCAGTTATCTATTTGAGAGTGAGAAAATAAATGTTCTGGAAATCCAAAATACTGGGAGATATACAGGGAAAAATATTAATGATTTGAATATTTCAGGGGACTTTAAGGTAATTGCATTAATAAGAGGGGATGAACCAATTATTCCTGACGAAAGAACAATTGTTGAAGATAATGACTTTATACTCGGTATTGTCAGATTATCTGCATTAAAGAGAATAAGGAGGTTACTTAAACTTCAATGAATATCATAATAGTTGGTGGTGGAAATGTCGGATGCAACCTCGCTGAGAGATTGAGTGGAAGTAATTATGTCACACTCATAGAAAAAGACCCTGAAACAGGAAAGCGACTGGCAGGCAAAATGAATATTCTCGTTATACAGGGTGATGGATGTGATATAAACCTTCTTAAACAGGCAGGTATTACAAAAGCAGATGTTGTAGCTGCTGTTACAGGAAGTGATGTAGATAATCTTGTTGTATGTCAGATTGCAAAGGATATATTTCATGTAAAAAGGACTGTTGCAAAGGTAAATGACCCTAAGAACGAGAAGATATTCTATCAATTAGGGGTTGATATAGCAATAGGTAGTACAGCAATAATAGCCAAAGTAATAGAAGACGAGGTAAGCTGGGAGGACTTCATAACCCTTTTTACATTCAAACGTGGAAATCTTTCAATAATAAGGGTTGACCTTCCTGAAACCTCTCCTGTAATAAATCGGACTTTAAACGAAATTGAATTACCAGAGGATTCTGTTCTTGTAGCAATTATAAGAAATGGTGAGATAATGATACCTAAGATGAATTCTATTTTGAGAGAAAAAGATGAAATAATTGCTATTACGAAAGTAGAGCATGAATCACTTTTATTTAAGTCCCTGATTGGAGAAGTGAGTGAGCAATGATTGATAGATTAATAAAGTATATAAAAATTATTGAGCGTTGGATTGTTGGAATTGTATTAGAGTTGATATATCCACTTATTACTTTTTCGGCTGCTGCAATCTTGTGTTTTTTACTCTATCTCTCAGTATTTATTAAAAAATGAAGGCCAAAAAGTATATTTAACTTTTAATTTACCATGATACCTTATTTTTCCAGAGAAGACATAGGACTTATTCTGTACTACCTCGGTAAGATTATAAAAGGGATTGGAGTTATTATGTTAATCCCTCTTTTTGTTGGAGTTATAAACAAAGAATGGTTACCATCTATAAATTTTCTCTTTACTGCACTTATCTCAATTATAATTGGAAGTATTCCTGTTATAATGTTCCATGAAGATAGAGACCTTAACTGGCGACAGGGTATGAGCGTTGTTGCTCTATCATGGATTATTGCAATGCTTATCGGTGCTATTCCCCTATATCTTTCAGGACATTACATAAGTTATCTGGATGCATCCTTTGAAGCAATGAGTGCTTTTGCTACCACAGGTCTTGTTGTTGTAAATGACCTTGACCATATGTCTTACGCCTATAATTTCTGGAGGCATCTTATGTGTTTCATTGGTGGACAGGGCATTATTCTTGTAGCCCTTACACTTTTTGTTAGAGGGGGAAGTGTATTTAAAGTATATGTAGGAGAAGCACGGGAAGAAAAGATAATGCCCAATATTATCCAGACAGCAAGATTTATATGGTTTGTGAGTTTAACATATCTTGTTATAGGTACAGGCATTCTTTTCAGTATAAATCTCTTGAGAAACATCTCTCCGGGAAGAGCACTTTTTCATGCTATCTGTCTTTTTATGGCTGGATGGGACACTGCAGGATTTGCTGTACAGAGTCAAAATGTCCTTTATTATCATAGTCCTGTTGTTGAACTGGTTACTGCAATGTTCTGTTTACTGGGTGCTGTTAATTTTGGAGTACACTATGCTGCATGGACAGGTAAACCAAAGGAACTTTTAAGGAATTATGAGTTAAAACTTTATATGATAAGCATCCTTACAACTTTTTTCCTTGTATGCAGTGGTTTTATTATACATTTCCCGTTTCCTAACTTTATATCATTCTTCCGTGAAGGATTTTATCAACTTATCTCTGCACATACAGGGGTTGGATATTCAAATATAGCCTTACATAATTTTTCATACTGGCCTCCACTTGCTATACTTGGACTTATTATAGCAATGGGATTGGGTGGAAGTTCTACATCAACCTCAGGAGGAATAAAAATTTTAAGGATAGGCATCCTTCTCAAAGGTATAAAAAAAGAAATAAACGTTCTTACTTCACCTGGAGCAACTGTAGTGGTTGAAAGGTTCCATCATATCAAAGATATTACAATAGAAGACAACCATATAAAGATGGCAGCAATAATTATAATTTTATATACCGTCCTTTACTTAATAGGTGGGATAATAGGAGTGGTTTACGGATATCCGTTTCTTCCGTCTCTTTTTGAATCTGTTTCTGCCTCTGCTAATGTTGGACTTTCTATGGGAATTACATCTCCTTTTATGCCTGCAGGATTAAAAATTACATATATCATTCAGATGTGGATAGGCCGTTTAGAATTTCTATCTGTATTTGTGTTATTCAGGTTCCTGTTATCTTTGAAAAGTCCAGAATAAAAGGTGGATAATGAATATGAAAAGAATAAATTTTTTCTTAATAGTTATATCCGTCATTTTTTTAGAGATTGTCATTGCCTCATCTGATGTAAAAAAGTCAGAAAAGATTGTTCCAGTCAGGGCACTTTTTGAAAATCCTTCATTTTATGATGGGAAGGTTGTTACTGTTAAAGGTGAAGTTATAGGGGATATAATGAAAGAAGGTGAGGCATTCTGGATAAACATAAAAGATGGGGACTTCTTTATAGGGATTATTATAGATGCTTCTAATAAGGAAAAAATAAAATATACAGGTAGGTATAGAATAGTGGGAGATACTATAGAAATTTCTGGCACATATCATCTTCATTGTCCTGTCCACTATGGAGAACGGGATATACATACTGAACAATTTGAAATAGTTGAAAGTGGATATGTAATACCAGAGATGATTCAGAATGATAGAATTATCGGATGTATCTTACTCGGGATAGTTACAATATTTATACTTCTCTATTCTCAAAGGGAGAGTATCCGTAAAGATAACGTCGGTCAGCAGAAACAAAGGTAATACTTTGAAGTGTTCCTGCCTTTATATTAGTTCCTTTGAAAAGTACTGTTTTATTTGAAGAACTTTTACCAAAGGAATGGCCTCCTTTTTTATCGTTTGCCTTCAGGATGAAAATCTCATCAGTTCTTCCTACAAATCTGTTATTTCTTTTAATAGCAATCTCTTCCTGAATATCAAGAATAATTCTATGCCTTCTTTCCTTTTCTTCTTTAGGTACATCATCTTTCATTAGAGATGCTGATGTGAGTGGTCTTGGAGAATATTTAAAGACAAAAAGGTCATCAAATTCTATCTGTTTTATTGCCTGGACTGTACCATTAAAATCGTCTTCCGTTTCTGAGGGAAACCCAACTATGATGTCAGATGTAATAGTAATATCGGGTGTGGACTTACGGACTTTTTCTATAATTTCCATATATTGCATAAGAGTATATTTTCTATTCATCAATTTTAATATCCTGTCAGAACCGGACTGTAAAGGTAGATGGAGGTATTTATACAGTTTAGGTAAATTTTTAAATGAAAATATAAGAGCATCCTGAATATCTTTTGGATGTGAAGTAATAAACCCCATACGAACAATTTCTTTTATACTGTGTATTTTATCAAGCAAAGAAGGGAAATTTTCATTAATATCCTTTCCATATTCATTAACATTCTGTCCCAGTAAAATAACTTCTCTTACTCCTTTCTCAACCAGATATCCAATCTCTTTGATAATATCTTCAGACCGTTTACTTATCAGTTTCCCCCTGGTAAAAGGTACAACACAATAGGAACAGAAATTTTCACACCCTTTTGTTACCGTTATAAATGATGAAACATTACCATCAGTAAGGATATATTCTGAAA from bacterium includes the following:
- a CDS encoding TrkA family potassium uptake protein; this translates as MYIIIIGCGKIGSYLANLLQDEHNVVIVDREDKAFSKLGDSFNGLYITGDGLDPDVLREAGIEKADALVVTTSNDNTNIVVAQIAKKIFNVPKVVARVSDIGKSEIYRNLGVDPVNSTAIFASFLREKLLGKNFTSYLFESEKINVLEIQNTGRYTGKNINDLNISGDFKVIALIRGDEPIIPDERTIVEDNDFILGIVRLSALKRIRRLLKLQ
- a CDS encoding NAD-binding protein; the protein is MNIIIVGGGNVGCNLAERLSGSNYVTLIEKDPETGKRLAGKMNILVIQGDGCDINLLKQAGITKADVVAAVTGSDVDNLVVCQIAKDIFHVKRTVAKVNDPKNEKIFYQLGVDIAIGSTAIIAKVIEDEVSWEDFITLFTFKRGNLSIIRVDLPETSPVINRTLNEIELPEDSVLVAIIRNGEIMIPKMNSILREKDEIIAITKVEHESLLFKSLIGEVSEQ
- a CDS encoding TrkH family potassium uptake protein codes for the protein MIPYFSREDIGLILYYLGKIIKGIGVIMLIPLFVGVINKEWLPSINFLFTALISIIIGSIPVIMFHEDRDLNWRQGMSVVALSWIIAMLIGAIPLYLSGHYISYLDASFEAMSAFATTGLVVVNDLDHMSYAYNFWRHLMCFIGGQGIILVALTLFVRGGSVFKVYVGEAREEKIMPNIIQTARFIWFVSLTYLVIGTGILFSINLLRNISPGRALFHAICLFMAGWDTAGFAVQSQNVLYYHSPVVELVTAMFCLLGAVNFGVHYAAWTGKPKELLRNYELKLYMISILTTFFLVCSGFIIHFPFPNFISFFREGFYQLISAHTGVGYSNIALHNFSYWPPLAILGLIIAMGLGGSSTSTSGGIKILRIGILLKGIKKEINVLTSPGATVVVERFHHIKDITIEDNHIKMAAIIIILYTVLYLIGGIIGVVYGYPFLPSLFESVSASANVGLSMGITSPFMPAGLKITYIIQMWIGRLEFLSVFVLFRFLLSLKSPE
- a CDS encoding DNA-binding protein, producing MKRINFFLIVISVIFLEIVIASSDVKKSEKIVPVRALFENPSFYDGKVVTVKGEVIGDIMKEGEAFWINIKDGDFFIGIIIDASNKEKIKYTGRYRIVGDTIEISGTYHLHCPVHYGERDIHTEQFEIVESGYVIPEMIQNDRIIGCILLGIVTIFILLYSQRESIRKDNVGQQKQR
- the miaB gene encoding tRNA (N6-isopentenyl adenosine(37)-C2)-methylthiotransferase MiaB, encoding MKSIYIKTYGCQMNLYDSEKIKALLIKNGYEIVDKPEDADIIAVNTCCVRKHAENRALSFLSSYKYLKKKGKIFCILGCISSLYKEDIYKKNAFINVICSPDNYNQLPEILKISDKEKICITEENNSPFISEYILTDGNVSSFITVTKGCENFCSYCVVPFTRGKLISKRSEDIIKEIGYLVEKGVREVILLGQNVNEYGKDINENFPSLLDKIHSIKEIVRMGFITSHPKDIQDALIFSFKNLPKLYKYLHLPLQSGSDRILKLMNRKYTLMQYMEIIEKVRKSTPDITITSDIIVGFPSETEDDFNGTVQAIKQIEFDDLFVFKYSPRPLTSASLMKDDVPKEEKERRHRIILDIQEEIAIKRNNRFVGRTDEIFILKANDKKGGHSFGKSSSNKTVLFKGTNIKAGTLQSITFVSADRRYLYGYSPFENREV